A stretch of Pangasianodon hypophthalmus isolate fPanHyp1 chromosome 9, fPanHyp1.pri, whole genome shotgun sequence DNA encodes these proteins:
- the hrh2a gene encoding histamine receptor H2a — protein MWSQIGLGVILSVLTLLTVCGNVLVCLAVCATRRLRSVTNCFIVSLAITDLLLGALVLPFSTLIEVTGDWPLGAHFCNVYISMDVMLSTASILNLLAISIDRYIAVTVPLRYPTLVLPWHVGTSLAVIWLVSIGVSFVPIHLGWNTVDQTVQNHGKDDPAGDCRFELNPTYVLVDSLATFYLPLVAMCWTYYRVFRIARAQAKRILSTHRACSSTPMSSLPGVSVIALREHKAAVRLAVVLGAFVVCWFPYFTFFTIMGIRKETDPPRTAYSVVLWLGYVNSTLNPFLYAALNRDFRSAYVRLLCGWRGVNTPTGTPTTMLEAGLLNGLTPSSSRAEFLPGACVMLQDMSNENGDRSNGTSLSIVTVLSNGHNRS, from the exons ATGTGGTCTCAGATAGGATTAGGTGTGATTCTATCCGTCCTCACCTTgctaacagtgtgtggaaaCGTGCTAGTGTGTCTAGCTGTCTGCGCAACCAGACGCCTACGCAGTGTCACCAACTGCTTCATCGTGTCACTCGCCATTACTGACCTGCTACTAGGAGCCCTAGTCCTCCCTTTCTCCACTCTCATTGAGGTGACTGGTGATTGGCCACTGGGAGCTCACTTTTGCAATGTCTACATTTCAATGGATGTCATGCTGAGCACTGCTTCTATTCTTAACCTCCTGGCCATTAGCATAGATCGCTACATTGCAGTCACGGTGCCTTTACGTTACCCTACACTGGTGCTGCCATGGCATGTTGGTACGTCATTAGCAGTGATCTGGCTGGTGTCCATTGGTGTCTCGTTTGTTCCTATTCACCTGGGCTGGAATACGGTGGACCAAACGGTGCAGAATCACGGTAAGGACGACCCTGCGGGAGACTGTCGCTTTGAGCTAAATCCCACGTATGTACTAGTGGATTCATTAGCGACCTTTTATCTCCCCCTGGTGGCAATGTGCTGGACTTATTACCGAGTGTTCCGCATTGCACGGGCCCAGGCAAAGAGAATCCTTTCCACACATCGAGCTTGCTCTTCAACACCCATGTCTTCGTTACCAGGAGTGTCAGTGATAGCACTACGTGAACACAAAGCTGCAGTGAGATTAGCAGTTGTGCTGGGTGCCTTCGTAGTCTGCTGGTTtccatattttacatttttcaccATTATGGGGATACGAAAAGAGACAGATCCTCCACGCACAGCATATTCAGTGGTGCTGTGGCTAGGCTATGTTAACTCCACGCTAAACCCGTTCCTTTATGCCGCGCTCAACAGGGACTTTAGGTCTGCTTATGTAAGGCTGTTGTGTGGCTGGAGGGGCGTTAACACACCAACAGGAACGCCTACTACTATGTTAGAGGCTGGGCTGTTGAATGGACTCACCCCTTCCAGCAGCAGGGCAGAGTTTCTACCTGGAGCCTGTGTCATGCTACAGGACATGAGCAATGAAAATGGGGACAGGAGCAATGGGACATCTCTCAGCATTGTCACTGTCCTGTCCAATGGCCACAACAG ATCATAA
- the LOC128318944 gene encoding claudin-23-like encodes MRTPGIIIFGLVSAPCGWILTLTSTVAPNWRTIHNITGQPADLMLHQGIWDICRSFTESRDVLCNHEDSEYFNNQIIEVARRMMVASLIVTLIGLAVMTVGTTCWTATPRIKLAGLGAFLISCSGVLAIIPISWYNHILMDINSPSTDIRIGYCIILGYTGGLAELLDGFVIFIWIYRCCGGRNQGERPDTSIELRDKTTAPCTSVTRSRASSVPSHMEKLDFNFRLDNRAHNISLTL; translated from the coding sequence ATGAGAACCCCGGGCATTATAATATTTGGTTTAGTTTCCGCGCCTTGCGGCTGGATCCTGACCCTGACGAGTACAGTGGCACCAAACTGGCGCACCATCCACAACATCACTGGACAGCCCGCAGATTTAATGCTGCACCAGGGCATCTGGGATATCTGCAGGTCGTTTACAGAATCCAGGGACGTCCTGTGCAACCACGAGGACAGTGAATACTTTAATAATCAGATCATCGAGGTCGCGCGCAGGATGATGGTGGCGTCTCTGATCGTGACTCTAATCGGGCTTGCTGTGATGACAGTCGGAACCACCTGCTGGACCGCCACACCCAGGATAAAGCTGGCGGGTCTCGGTGCTTTTCTCATCTCATGTTCTGGGGTTCTGGCAATCATCCCTATCTCCTGGTACAACCACATCCTGATGGACATCAACTCTCCATCTACAGACATCCGTATCGGGTACTGCATCATACTGGGCTACACAGGAGGACTAGCAGAGCTTCTCGACGGATTTGTGATATTCATTTGGATATACCGATGTTGTGGAGGAAGAAATCAGGGAGAGAGACCCGACACAAGCATTGAACTGAGGGATAAGACCACCGCACCATGCACCAGCGTGACCCGGAGCCGCGCGAGCAGCGTCCCGTCGCACATGGAGAAACTAGACTTCAACTTCCGGCTAGACAACAGAGCACACAACATATCACTGACCCTGTAG